The Streptomyces sp. NBC_00162 sequence CGTCACCAGTCCGCGGTAGTAGTCCGTGTCCTCCGTGCCGGGGAACATCGAGTGCGGCGCCTCGACCATGCCCTCGGTGAGCCCGGAGAGCAGCTGCTCCTTGGTGTAGATGAGCGATTCGCGGCTGGAGTCGGCCAGTTCGAACTCGTTCGTCATGGTCAGCGCCCTGGTCGGGCACGCCTCGACGCACAGCCCGCACAGGATGCAGCGGGCGTAGTTGATCTGGTAGACCGCGCCGTACCGCTCGCCCGGGGAGTAGCGCTCCTCCTCCGTGTTGTCCGCGCCCTCCACGTAGATGGCGTCGGCGGGACAGGCCCAGGCGCACAGCTCGCACCCGATGCACTTCTCCAGACCGTCCGGGTGCCGGTTCAGCTGATGCCGTCCGTGGAAGCGCGGGGCGGTGGTCTTCTGCGTCTCCGGGTACTGCTCGGTGAGCCGCTTCTTGAACATGGCCTTGAAGGTCACGCCGAAGCCGGCCACCGGGTTCTGCCACTTCTCGCTCTTGTCGGCGTCAGACATTCTCAGCACCCTCCTCTCGGTCACTGTCAGTATTCGCTCCGCCACTGACAATCAGCTCTCGCTCTGCGCGAGGCCGTCGGCGCGGTACGGGTGCCAGGTGCTGGCCCGGCTTGGGCGGTACGGGGAACCCGCCCGCGAGCGGGTCGAAGGGCTCGGCCGCGGCGGCTTTGCCGGCCTCCTCGGCGGCGGCCTTCTCGCGCTTGTCGCGGAAGAGGTCCGCGACGAAGGAGAGGAGCAGGATCGCCACGACGGCGCCGCCGACGTAGAGGACGATCTCGCTGAAGTCGTACTGCTCGTTGCGCAGCGCCCGGACGGTCGCGACCAGCATCAGCCAGACCACGGAGACCGGGATCAGGACCTTCCAGCCGAGCTTCATCAGCTGGTCGTAGCGCACGCGCGGCAGCGTGCCGCGCAGCCAGATGAAGAAGAACAGCAGCAGCTGGACCTTGATGACGAACCAGAGCATCGGCCACCAGCCGTGGTTCGCGCCCTCCCAGAAGGTGCTGATCGGGTACGGGGCCCGCCAGCCGCCCAGGAAGAGGGTGACCGAGACCGCCGAGACGGTGACCATGTTGACGTACTCGGCGAGCATGAACAGCGCGAACTTGATGGACGAGTACTCGGTGTTGAAGCCGCCGACCAGGTCGCCCTCGGACTCCGGCATGTCGAAGGGGGCGCGGT is a genomic window containing:
- the nuoI gene encoding NADH-quinone oxidoreductase subunit NuoI, with the translated sequence MSDADKSEKWQNPVAGFGVTFKAMFKKRLTEQYPETQKTTAPRFHGRHQLNRHPDGLEKCIGCELCAWACPADAIYVEGADNTEEERYSPGERYGAVYQINYARCILCGLCVEACPTRALTMTNEFELADSSRESLIYTKEQLLSGLTEGMVEAPHSMFPGTEDTDYYRGLVTGAAPGTVRQVAVSKGEVAETAEEVEA
- the nuoH gene encoding NADH-quinone oxidoreductase subunit NuoH gives rise to the protein MNAVQLAAEDLSLFGKDVWWLVLIKAVFCFAFLMVTVLFSIVWERKVVAWMQLRIGPNRHGPWGMLQSLADGVKLMLKEDLIVKRADKVVYVLAPIIAAIPAFMAIAVIPFGPADDQISIFGQRTTMQLTDLPIAMLYILAVASVGIYGIVLAGWSSGSTYPLLGGLRSCAQMISYEIAMGAAFASVFLYSGSMSTSAIVEAQADRWYIVLLPVSFIIYVITMVGETNRAPFDMPESEGDLVGGFNTEYSSIKFALFMLAEYVNMVTVSAVSVTLFLGGWRAPYPISTFWEGANHGWWPMLWFVIKVQLLLFFFIWLRGTLPRVRYDQLMKLGWKVLIPVSVVWLMLVATVRALRNEQYDFSEIVLYVGGAVVAILLLSFVADLFRDKREKAAAEEAGKAAAAEPFDPLAGGFPVPPKPGQHLAPVPRRRPRAERELIVSGGANTDSDREEGAENV